The Desulfuribacillus alkaliarsenatis nucleotide sequence TAACAACTTTTTTTGTATTTATAGGTTTACTTATATAATCATCCATACCAGCGTCATAACACTTGTCAGAATCACCCGACATTGCATAAGCGGTCATCGCAACAATAATTGGTTGCTTATCTATTTCTAATTCACGAATTTTTCTTGTAGCTTCGTAACCATCCATAACAGGCATCTGGCAATCCATGAATATTATGTCATATTCTCTGACGCGACAAGCCTTTACAGCCCGTTCACCATTTTCTACGACGTCGCAACCTAATCCTTTGCTTGCGAGTAGTTTAACAAGTAGCTTGCTGTTTATATCATTATCATCAACCACTAGTATGCGAAGGTCTAAGTCAATTGCTTTTGCAATTGCTTCACCCTCCTCACTGTTGCTAAGTAATAGTGATTTGTCAGTAGCGTTATCCAAATCTAACATTTCGCCGTAAGACTCGCCACCATGGCTACCGATAATATTTGCAACTACAGTTTTTAATAAATCATTCCGCTTATACGGCTTAGTCAAATACCCTGAAAATCCTTGTTTTTTTGCAAGCTTTGCTTCTTCATAACCCGCCACAGAGGTCAGCAACACTAATGGTATACTGCTGGTATTAGGAATAGCTTTAAGAGCAGCTGCTAAATCCAGTCCATTCATCCCTGGCATATGAAAGTCGATTAGTAAAGCATCATATTGGGGATTGGTAAAGTTCCCCTTAACTATGTGATTTAGGGCCTCAGCGGCGCTTTCTACTAGTTCTACAACCGCACCAGCTTCTTCTAGATAAACTTTAGCTATATCTCTGTTCATAGCATGATCGTCTACAACTAAAATTCTTTTTCCGACTAATGCTTTGTAGTCTGTTACAACAGTAACGTCTTCATCGTTAGATTTTATAACATCTATAGTAAAGCTTACCGTAGAGCCTTTTCCTATTTGGCTAGTTATTTGGATTTCGCCGTTCATCATTTCTACAATTCGTTTAGATATGGCTAGTCCAAGTCCAGTACCTCCGTATTTCCGCGTAGAAGACGTATCTCCTTGCATAAAGGGACTAAATAATTTAGCTATCGTCTCCTTCGTCATGCCAATACCCGTATCGTGTATTTTAAATTCTATGGTCGCATGCTCCTGGTCCTCCACCAACAGATTGACTTCCAGATAAACCTGACCTTGGTCTGTAAATTTCACAGCGTTGCTCACAAGATTATTAATCACCTGGCGCAGACGAATTGGATCACCCTTCACATTGTTAGGCACGTCAGAGTTCACAAGTAAATTGAGTTCTAAATCCTTCTCCTTTGCCTTCAAAGAGAATTGAATAACTGTTGACTCCACAACTGAACATAAATCAAACGGTATTTCTTCTACCTCAAACTTACCAGCTTCAATTTTTGAAATATCTAATATATCATTGATTACGGTCATCAATGTTTCTGTTGAGGTCTTTATGTTATTGACAAACTCTGTTTGCTCTTTTGTAAGTTTTGTATTTTGTAACAAATCTAAAAAACCTACAACTCCATTCATCGGTGTGCGAATCTCGTGGGACATATTTGCTAAAAACTGACTTTTTGCCACACTTGCTGCTTCAGCAGCCTCCTTCGCCTTCTCCATTTCAAGCTCCATATAATGCTTCGCTAGCGCCTCCGAGATAATATTAGCAACAAGCTTCATTAGCGCTATTTGTTCTGATGTCCATGGTTTTTTTGTTTTAATATAATTAAATCCAAGGAATCCGTAAACATTTTTATTTCTAACTACAGGAATGTATAAAGCAGACTGAACACCCTTTCTCTGTAGTTCTAGCTTCTCTGCACAGGCTGCAGGTGGCAACTTTTCGATATCATCTATAGCTAAGTGCTGTAGCTTACAAATTTGCTCTTTCAACCACGGAAGGTTCTCAGAAGGAAAATTCGTTAATTGCCTTGTTTCCGCTACTATATTTTCCACTATCCATTCATGGGTATTACTCATTAATTGTTGATTACAAGAGAACTGGAATAGATACATCCGATCCACTTCAAAGTAATTCCCACATAACTCCAGCATACTTTCTATCTTTTCATCCAAATCATGTCTAGTAGCATTTATAAAGCTAGTGGAAATTTCGCTTATTACTTTTTCAAACTCAAGCTGTTTATGTAACCAATCCTCTGCCAGTTTTTGTTTTGATATATCACGAAGATGAATTACAAATCCTGTCAACTCGCCATGTTCATCATACATAGGGTATGAGTAAGACTCGAATGTGCCTAGTGCTCCATCGGTTGTTTCTAATTGAATTACTTCCGCATTCATCGATTGCATTTCTTTGGCTTTTACGGCAGGGCATGTTGGACATACCTTCCTATATCCCCTTAAATAGATGTAACACTTAGTTCCGACTGAACCCTCCCGCCCAAACCATTTTTGTATCGTCTCGTTTGTCCTAATAATTACCATTTCTGCATTTAAGATCATTACACCGTCTTGAATAGCATCAAATGTATTCCTTAGCAGTTCTTCCGCGACTTTATATTGTTCCTTTTCTTGGGCTAAGTCCATTTCAGCCTGCTTTAGTTTTGTAATATCTTGTACCGTTCCCACAGATCTAGTTGCTTTTCCTTCCTCATCATAATAAGTGCGTCCGACCTCATATACCCATTTAATAGATTGATCTTTCATAAGTAGGCGATGTACTAGCTCATATGGTACTTTATTCTTTACTGATTGCACATAGGCGTCATTCAACAAATCTCGATCTTCTGGATGAACAAAGTCCAAAAACGCTTCATAAGACGCACCAAAATTTTCTGGATCTACGTCAAATATTTCATATATACCTTCTGACCAATACAGCTTATTATCACTAAGATTTAGCTCCCAGCGGCCCATCCGCGCTATAGAGTGAGCTTCTCTTAATATCATATCTTTTTTTTGCAGTTCTTCCCGAAGTATCTTGTTTTCTTCTTTTAGCTCTGAAAGTTCATTAGAGTGCAATGTTTGATCAGAGGATTTAATCATAGCTTTCACCCCGTAATTTACTCTTTTAACCTTTTTCTTTTTTAAATTATTCTATACGAATAGTTGATTCCCTTCTTTTTCCTATCCTAAATTTTTATTTTTTATCAGTCGCCTTTTGTTCATGGCTAGCTTTTTTTTATAGAAACAAATACTATGGATATATATATCATTATCGAAGAACCATTTCTAGCGAGGTGAAAAAAATTGAAAAAATATATAATTTCATTAGATCAAAGCACTACAAGCTCCCGTGCCATTTTGTTTGACCAGCAGGGAAATATTGTTGCGCAGGCTCAAAAGGAATTCAGACAGA carries:
- a CDS encoding response regulator, with amino-acid sequence MIKSSDQTLHSNELSELKEENKILREELQKKDMILREAHSIARMGRWELNLSDNKLYWSEGIYEIFDVDPENFGASYEAFLDFVHPEDRDLLNDAYVQSVKNKVPYELVHRLLMKDQSIKWVYEVGRTYYDEEGKATRSVGTVQDITKLKQAEMDLAQEKEQYKVAEELLRNTFDAIQDGVMILNAEMVIIRTNETIQKWFGREGSVGTKCYIYLRGYRKVCPTCPAVKAKEMQSMNAEVIQLETTDGALGTFESYSYPMYDEHGELTGFVIHLRDISKQKLAEDWLHKQLEFEKVISEISTSFINATRHDLDEKIESMLELCGNYFEVDRMYLFQFSCNQQLMSNTHEWIVENIVAETRQLTNFPSENLPWLKEQICKLQHLAIDDIEKLPPAACAEKLELQRKGVQSALYIPVVRNKNVYGFLGFNYIKTKKPWTSEQIALMKLVANIISEALAKHYMELEMEKAKEAAEAASVAKSQFLANMSHEIRTPMNGVVGFLDLLQNTKLTKEQTEFVNNIKTSTETLMTVINDILDISKIEAGKFEVEEIPFDLCSVVESTVIQFSLKAKEKDLELNLLVNSDVPNNVKGDPIRLRQVINNLVSNAVKFTDQGQVYLEVNLLVEDQEHATIEFKIHDTGIGMTKETIAKLFSPFMQGDTSSTRKYGGTGLGLAISKRIVEMMNGEIQITSQIGKGSTVSFTIDVIKSNDEDVTVVTDYKALVGKRILVVDDHAMNRDIAKVYLEEAGAVVELVESAAEALNHIVKGNFTNPQYDALLIDFHMPGMNGLDLAAALKAIPNTSSIPLVLLTSVAGYEEAKLAKKQGFSGYLTKPYKRNDLLKTVVANIIGSHGGESYGEMLDLDNATDKSLLLSNSEEGEAIAKAIDLDLRILVVDDNDINSKLLVKLLASKGLGCDVVENGERAVKACRVREYDIIFMDCQMPVMDGYEATRKIRELEIDKQPIIVAMTAYAMSGDSDKCYDAGMDDYISKPINTKKVVSILVKHACKLASAKASISLQTLVKRFVVEVGFTKTEAEEFLKEWLPSLDDLLSDIKENIELKNHKQVKGLLHQLKGEAGNMRLREVTELVTIAEKAHDGNDEKAVKQLIDEMTIIMRESLRECKDK